Proteins found in one Salvia splendens isolate huo1 chromosome 10, SspV2, whole genome shotgun sequence genomic segment:
- the LOC121752682 gene encoding uncharacterized protein LOC121752682, whose amino-acid sequence MEATEEYDIIKKTVYRLWKKAKQQMQMGEPAIMEGKIKGYNHSDKLILDEEKVGILSTLERSSIRKIAHKLSVSKSTLGRVQFESMHNVVHVDEKWFYMTKSSDRYYLLPDEDEPYRACKSKRFITKVMFMCVVSRPVFGLDGQTKFDGKLGIFPFTEVVAAKRKSKNRLKSTLETKPIQSVNKSVMRDSIIHRIVPAIKAKWPEWASKEIYIQQDNATPHINGLDTEFEAVAKSDGFKIHLNCQPLNSPDTNILDLGFFRAIQTLQHEKPYNSVDTLLENVCSSYAELSPQTLNRVFLSLQACLTQIMAFRGGNNYKVPHINKDNWKELWDYPMHWMWMRSL is encoded by the exons ATGGAGGCAACAGAGGAGTATGACATAATCAAGAAAACAGTTTATAGGCTGTGGAAGAAAGCAAAACAGCAGATGCAAATGGGAGAACCTGCAATCATGGAAGGCAAGATTAAAGGCTATAATCATTCAGACAAGTTAATTCTAGATGAAGAAAAGGTCGGAATTTTATCCACACTTGAAAGGTCTTCAATTAGAAAAATTGCACACAAATTGTCTGTTAGCAAAAGCACACTTG GTAGAGTTCAGTTTGAAAGCATGCACAATGTTGTGCATGTTGATGAAAAATGGTTCTATATGACCAAGTCATCAGACAGGTATTACCTCTTGCCGGATGAGGATGAGCCATATAGGGCATGCAAGTCAAAGAGGTTCATCACCAAAGTGATGTTCATGTGTGTTGTAAGTAGGCCTGTGTTTGGCTTGGATGGCCAAACCAAATTTGATGGAAAGTTGGGCATTTTCCCTTTTACAGAAGTGGTTGCAGCAAAAAGGAAATCCAAGAATAGGCTTAAAAGCACACTTGAGACTAAACCAATCCAGTCAGTCAATAAGAGTGTGATGAGGGACTCCATTATCCACAGG ATTGTACCAGCAATTAAGGCCAAGTGGCCTGAGTGGGCAAGCAAAGAGATCTACATCCAGCAAGACAATGCCACACCCCACATAAATGGCTTGGATACTGAATTTGAGGCTGTTGCCAAATCAGATGGATTTAAAATCCATCTGAATTGTCAACCACTCAATTCACCTGACACCAACATTTTAGACCTAGGATTTTTCAGGGCTATTCAAACACTGCAGCATGAGAAACCATACAATAGTGTTGACACATTGTTGGAGAATGTGTGTAGCTCTTATGCAGAGTTGTCACCACAAACCCTAAACAGGGTATTCCTCTCATTGCAGGCTTGCCTCACACAGATCATGGCATTTAGGGGTGGGAACAATTACAAGGTCCCTCACATTAACAAGGACAATTGGAAAGAACTGTGGGACTACCCAATGCACTGGATGTGGATGAGGAGCTTGTGA
- the LOC121753174 gene encoding enoyl-[acyl-carrier-protein] reductase [NADH] 1, chloroplastic-like: MAAAATRITQLLVAKPCVSASHQTSRSSIPCFGNETKGASWTKLRSSSFLPATHTFYQTCHSNASNSKRHAVKAMAAGGDKQSLPGLPIDLRGKRAFIAGIADDNGYGWAIAKSLAAAGAEILVGTWVPALNIFETSLRRGKFDESRVLPDGSLMEIAKVYPLDAVFDSPEDVPEDIKANKRYAGSSNWTVKEVAESVKQDFGSIDILVHSLANGPEVTKPLLETSRNGYLAAISASSYSFVSLLKHFLSIINPGGATISLTYIASERIIPGYGGGMSSAKAALESDTQVLAFEAGRKHNVRVNTISAGPLGSRAAKAIGFIDMMINYSLENAPLQKELTADEVGNTAAFLSSPLASAITGAVVYVDNGLNAMGVGVDSPVFRDLDIPRAPKN; encoded by the exons ATGGCTGCAGCAGCAACTCGGATCACGCAACTTTTGGTTGCAAAGCCCTGCGTTTCCGCTTCCCACCAAACTTCTAGATCGAGCATACCATGTTTTGGCAATGAGACCAAGGGCGCGTCTTGGACAAAGCTTAGGAGTTCGTCGTTTTTACCTGCTACACACACCTTCTACCAAACCTGCCACAGCAATGCTTCAAATTCCAAAAGGCATGCTGTAAAAGCAATGGCTGCTGGAGGTGATAAACAATCTTTGCCAGGATTGCCCATTGATCTGAGAG GGAAGAGGGCGTTTATTGCTGGCATAGCTGATGATAACGGGTATGGATGGGCGATTGCAAAATCTCTTGCTGCTGCAGGTGCTGAAATTCTTGTCGGGACATGGGTTCCA GCACTAAATATTTTTGAGACCAGCCTACGGCGTGGAAAGTTTGATGAATCGCGCGT gctGCCGGATGGTTCTCTGATGGAAATTGCTAAAGTCTACCCACTGGATGCTGTCTTTGACTCTCCTGAGGATGTTCCTGAAGAT ATCAAAGCAAATAAGCGCTATGCTGGCTCTTCTAATTGGACCGTGAAG GAAGTTGCCGAGTCAGTGAAACAGGATTTCGGCTCCATTGATATTCTTGTGCATTCGCTTGCCAATGGCCCCGAG GTTACTAAGCCTCTTCTTGAGACATCAAGAAACGGCTATCTTGCGGCCATATCTGCATCTAGTTATTCCTTTGTTTCCCTTCTCAAACATTTTCTTTCCATCATAAATCCGG GTGGCGCCACGATTTCTTTGACTTACATTGCATCTGAGAGGATAATACCAGG ATACGGCGGTGGCATGAGCTCTGCTAAGGCTGCTCTCGAGAGTGACACACAA GTACTTGCTTTTGAAGCTGGGAGAAAACACAACGTGAGAGTGAACACCATATCCGCAG GCCCATTAGGAAGCCGGGCTGCAAAAGCCATCGGTTTTATTGACATGATGATCAACTACTCATTAGAGAACGCGCCCTTGCAGAAGGAGCTTACTGCCG ATGAGGTCGGAAACACTGCTGCTTTTCTGTCGTCTCCTCTGGCATCGGCCATCACTGGAGCTGTTGTCTATGTCGACAATGGACTTAACGCGATGGGTGTTGGAGTCGACAGCCCCGTCTTCCGGGATCTTGATATTCCAAGAGCCCCAAAGAATTGA